The following coding sequences are from one Oscillatoria sp. FACHB-1406 window:
- a CDS encoding iron uptake porin encodes MKFQKTLSAIASSSLAIAAFGLADTNLAAAETLPSVLPEQTEDLDLALKTPESEASETETSEVAFSRASDAIANLNSVGETAEANAEPSEVASDKTLEIAEANAEPSEVASSDRAEAIDISQTLQAPSDAFALESEVQPLVEPPMAQMPDARRFRDVSPTDWAYTALSDLVKRYDCLVGYPDGSFRGNRPLSRYEFAAGLNACLNQIERLIGGNGGVSQEDLESLRKLTQDFQEELAVLKGRVDGLEARVTELENTQFSTTTKLFGQVVVGAQGRSDGTFENLLSKLPDNGHQINVITNVQLSLFTQFSPNSLLLTGLQAGSGNTIGGNGNENYVGLSYEGDTNNSVQISDLTYRHLIANKVAVIVGAAGVNAVNVFRGSNRVESAGFGPLSRFAQRNPIIAVGSGNTGAGFDWQINNNFSLQGVYSTNLANDAANGGLFGGDFGTTSAGLQLVASPNENIDIAFQYINSYSPVGQLGTGVGDNQVVVFGFNPDGILTAPISTNAFGLSAEWRISPKITLGAWGGLTNSNFKDGSGSARTYNWMTYVNFPDLLGEGNLAGLYFGQPPKISSSDLPLGRNIPKTITASLADIAAGQLGAEGGQPDTTYHLEAFYRWRLTDNISLTPGAIVIFNPGHNSNNPTIGIGALRATFTF; translated from the coding sequence ATGAAATTTCAGAAAACATTGAGTGCGATCGCGTCTTCCAGTCTGGCGATCGCGGCTTTCGGATTGGCCGATACAAACCTAGCAGCGGCAGAAACCCTTCCCAGCGTCCTGCCCGAACAAACTGAAGACCTCGATTTGGCGCTGAAAACCCCCGAATCCGAAGCCAGCGAAACCGAAACCTCCGAGGTAGCTTTTAGCCGTGCCTCCGATGCGATCGCGAATCTAAATTCAGTAGGGGAAACCGCTGAAGCCAACGCCGAACCCTCCGAGGTCGCCTCTGACAAGACTTTAGAAATCGCTGAAGCCAACGCCGAACCCTCCGAAGTTGCCTCTAGCGATCGCGCCGAAGCGATCGATATCAGCCAGACGCTTCAAGCCCCCTCAGACGCATTCGCCCTCGAGAGCGAAGTACAGCCCTTAGTCGAACCGCCGATGGCTCAAATGCCAGACGCGCGACGATTCCGGGATGTTTCCCCCACCGACTGGGCTTACACCGCCCTCAGCGACCTCGTAAAACGCTACGATTGCTTAGTTGGCTATCCCGACGGCAGCTTCCGAGGCAACCGTCCCTTAAGCCGCTACGAATTCGCTGCCGGTTTGAACGCCTGCTTGAACCAAATCGAACGCCTCATTGGTGGAAATGGCGGGGTTAGCCAAGAAGATCTCGAGTCGCTACGCAAACTCACCCAAGACTTCCAAGAAGAACTCGCCGTCCTTAAAGGCAGAGTAGACGGCTTAGAAGCGCGCGTCACCGAACTGGAAAACACCCAATTTTCCACCACGACTAAACTCTTCGGGCAGGTCGTCGTCGGCGCGCAGGGACGCAGCGACGGAACCTTCGAGAACCTCCTCTCGAAACTGCCCGACAACGGCCACCAAATTAACGTCATTACCAACGTTCAACTCAGCTTATTTACGCAATTCAGCCCCAATAGCCTCCTGCTGACCGGGCTACAAGCCGGATCGGGCAATACTATCGGCGGTAACGGCAACGAAAACTACGTCGGACTCAGTTACGAAGGCGATACTAATAACAGCGTCCAAATCAGCGACCTCACCTATCGCCATCTGATTGCTAACAAAGTTGCTGTTATTGTGGGTGCAGCAGGCGTGAATGCGGTCAACGTTTTCCGGGGTTCCAACCGCGTCGAAAGTGCCGGTTTCGGTCCTTTATCGCGCTTCGCCCAGCGTAACCCGATTATCGCCGTGGGAAGTGGCAACACCGGAGCGGGTTTTGACTGGCAGATTAACAATAACTTCAGCTTGCAAGGCGTTTATTCAACCAACTTAGCGAACGATGCTGCTAATGGCGGTCTTTTTGGCGGCGACTTCGGAACGACCAGTGCGGGCTTGCAGTTGGTTGCTTCCCCCAACGAAAATATCGATATTGCCTTCCAGTACATCAATTCTTATTCTCCCGTCGGTCAGTTGGGTACGGGGGTCGGCGACAACCAAGTTGTAGTCTTCGGGTTTAATCCCGATGGTATTCTAACAGCGCCCATTTCAACGAATGCTTTCGGTCTGAGCGCGGAATGGCGCATTAGTCCTAAAATTACTTTGGGAGCTTGGGGCGGTCTGACGAACTCGAACTTTAAAGACGGCTCGGGCAGCGCCCGCACTTACAACTGGATGACCTACGTCAACTTCCCCGATTTGTTGGGCGAGGGCAATTTAGCGGGTCTTTACTTCGGTCAACCTCCGAAAATTAGCAGTAGCGATTTGCCGTTAGGACGGAACATCCCCAAAACGATTACCGCTTCGCTGGCGGATATTGCTGCCGGTCAGTTGGGTGCAGAGGGCGGTCAACCGGATACGACGTACCATTTGGAGGCTTTTTATCGCTGGCGGCTGACTGATAATATCAGCCTTACTCCCGGCGCAATTGTGATTTTTAACCCCGGTCACAATTCTAATAATCCCACGATTGGTATTGGCGCGTTACGGGCAACGTTTACGTTCTAG
- a CDS encoding BamA/TamA family outer membrane protein produces the protein MRLSSMTPIALAALLGGVLPHPASANPTSDSLAVPVSPATTRAPSPSQGLAVPATPNPTATPETRNTPEFSQRPSVPTLQSNPNDVIVRATRVSIVGASQELQEIARQTIATKEGGDTNQQQLQRDAATLLETGLFSTARASSQANRDGLDVTFAVEPSIVRSLQLNNARVLPADVANSFFSDSIGKPVSPAAIKQGLAQIERWYQDNGYVLARVTDAHPTRDGLIKVTVAEGAISNIDIRFLDDKGQPTDGRTQQDYIRKGLKLQPGDIFRIDTAREDLRQLYQLGLFKNANIKLDDAANQQVNVAYLLTESPSRGFDAGGGYSDSAGLFGSIRYNDQNFGGVNNQLNVNATVGTRDVQFNANYGKPYRASRPDEMGYNINAFRGSGTSTALEDSTLANGDTPRERRIGAGVTVTKPIDDWNASVGLNYTRTSIRDGNGKVTPVDANGKPLSLSDSGIDDLVTVRAAVGQDRRDNPANPTSGSVVNFSTEQSLPIGSGSILMNRLEAKYSQYVPLSIFQGKNPEVLAFNVQGGTTIGDLPPYQAFTLGGANSVRGYGNGDLATSRSYVLATAEYRVPLFDSPVSGVLFADFGSDLGSSSSVPGEPGASKPGTGFGYGAGVRVNSPVGTIRADYGISDRGDSRVQFGLGQRF, from the coding sequence ATGCGTCTCTCTTCAATGACACCCATCGCGTTAGCCGCCCTTCTCGGGGGAGTCCTCCCCCATCCAGCTTCGGCGAATCCCACCTCAGACAGTTTAGCCGTTCCCGTCAGCCCCGCTACGACTCGCGCCCCGTCGCCTTCCCAAGGGCTGGCAGTTCCCGCAACGCCGAACCCCACTGCAACACCCGAAACCCGAAACACGCCGGAATTTTCCCAGCGCCCGAGCGTTCCCACTTTACAATCAAACCCCAACGATGTCATTGTTAGGGCAACTCGCGTCAGTATTGTTGGGGCAAGCCAAGAGTTACAGGAAATCGCTCGCCAAACCATTGCAACGAAAGAAGGCGGCGACACCAACCAACAACAACTGCAACGCGATGCAGCAACGTTGTTAGAGACGGGCTTATTTAGTACCGCGAGAGCTAGCAGTCAAGCCAATCGCGACGGTTTAGACGTTACTTTTGCAGTCGAACCGAGCATCGTGCGATCGCTCCAACTCAATAATGCCAGAGTTCTCCCCGCCGATGTTGCTAATTCTTTCTTCAGCGATAGCATCGGCAAACCCGTCAGTCCCGCAGCCATCAAACAAGGCTTAGCCCAAATCGAGCGTTGGTATCAAGATAACGGCTATGTCCTCGCTAGAGTAACCGACGCGCACCCCACCCGCGATGGTTTGATTAAAGTTACCGTCGCAGAAGGTGCAATCTCCAACATCGATATTCGCTTCCTCGACGACAAAGGACAACCCACCGACGGACGCACCCAACAAGACTACATTCGCAAAGGCTTAAAACTGCAACCGGGCGACATTTTCCGCATCGATACCGCCCGCGAAGACTTGCGCCAACTCTATCAACTCGGACTCTTTAAAAACGCTAATATCAAGCTCGATGACGCGGCCAACCAGCAAGTTAACGTCGCCTACCTCCTCACTGAAAGTCCCTCGCGCGGATTCGATGCGGGCGGCGGTTATAGCGACAGCGCGGGGTTATTCGGCTCGATTCGCTACAATGACCAAAATTTTGGCGGTGTAAATAACCAACTTAACGTTAACGCCACCGTCGGCACTCGCGATGTTCAGTTTAACGCTAACTACGGCAAACCTTACCGCGCCAGTCGTCCCGATGAAATGGGCTATAACATCAATGCGTTTCGCGGTAGCGGCACTTCCACCGCGTTAGAAGATTCTACCCTCGCTAACGGCGATACTCCCAGAGAACGGCGCATCGGGGCGGGCGTAACCGTTACCAAACCCATCGACGATTGGAATGCGTCGGTCGGGCTGAACTATACTCGCACCAGCATCCGCGACGGCAACGGTAAAGTTACCCCCGTTGATGCTAATGGCAAACCCCTCAGCCTCAGCGATAGCGGAATTGACGATCTCGTTACCGTTCGCGCCGCCGTCGGACAGGATCGCCGCGACAATCCCGCCAATCCGACTTCGGGTTCGGTGGTGAATTTCAGTACCGAACAATCGCTTCCCATCGGTAGCGGTAGCATTTTGATGAACCGCTTGGAAGCTAAATATTCTCAATACGTTCCCCTCAGCATTTTCCAAGGTAAAAATCCCGAAGTTCTCGCCTTTAATGTCCAAGGCGGGACGACGATTGGCGATTTGCCGCCCTACCAAGCGTTTACCCTCGGCGGTGCGAATTCGGTGCGCGGTTACGGAAATGGCGATTTAGCGACTTCCCGCAGCTACGTCCTGGCAACGGCAGAATACCGCGTTCCTTTGTTCGATTCTCCCGTTAGCGGCGTTCTGTTTGCCGATTTCGGTTCCGATTTGGGTTCGAGTAGTAGCGTTCCGGGCGAACCGGGGGCGAGTAAACCGGGGACGGGATTCGGTTACGGGGCGGGCGTGCGCGTCAATTCTCCGGTGGGTACGATTCGTGCTGACTATGGTATCAGCGATCGCGGCGACAGTCGCGTTCAATTCGGTCTCGGTCAACGATTTTAA